A genomic stretch from Sphaerodactylus townsendi isolate TG3544 linkage group LG15, MPM_Stown_v2.3, whole genome shotgun sequence includes:
- the GIGYF1 gene encoding GRB10-interacting GYF protein 1 isoform X4 — MAAETLNFGPEWLRALSGGGSVTSPPPSPAMPKYKLAEYRYGREEMLALYVKENKSPEEIQDKEFSAVLQDDPLQPLALVPLTEEEQRNFSMSVNSVAVLRLMGKGSGATPVGVSRGRGSARSRGRGRGESGFYQRSVEEAEGAFGRGSGREIHRSQSWDDRGERRFEKPIRREGARAPFEEGVPPGRKDFARSDSDNWRTLREEHEGEEETAAAAAAGSGGSWRQSGGTRRENERWRSASPDGGPRSAGWREHGGEGRRRKFDFDFRDREDEPRSGRRHRQNSDSFEEDKDGLPEWCLEDEEEEMGTFDSSGAFMPLKKSPKEPILEDQELNFLPLQEEDEEEEEDLLEAKDSEKGESGNGPVAPPLKEGGERERMELQLVPDEKPAAPPGALWRSGPPFSTAADAAPMGECEGAVPGPVSKAEGSVAAAGCIKDMETSNGAPGMLSHPARISSAAGPAISSSTAVTAAATEFTVGDNEDEDGMKHLQQEAEKMVASLQDSSLEEEHFTQAIGDHRNTAAALPLSHEAAMKWFYKDPQGEIQGPFATQEMAEWFQAGYFTMSLLVKRGCDEGFQPLGEVIKMWGRVPFAPGPSPPPLLGNMDQERLKKQQELATATLYQQLQHQQLLQLANRQQYAQCSLQQKVASGDLTQQQLTTFLQQLQALKPRAGEQGMIPSLNRSVSVPDTGSLWDTHTSASSQAGGEANLWDIPISSSTQGPILEQLQLQHKLQERRGAELRAKRDEDERKRRREEEELFRRKQLPSSSSWGQQSVNSSASTQNSFSLADIQKLGDARACRELREECRQQELLLKLLQQQNSHPLWGGLAKQNVSMKALQDLQQETERHMQKQQRAQQRVHGGHSLNSLPTQWGVDSSPLWGGHEKSGSLSLWEESV, encoded by the exons ATGGCAGCCGAGACACTGAACTTTGGGCCAGAGTG GCTTCGTGCGCTCTCTGGTGGCGGGAGCGTCActtcccctccaccttcccctgccatgCCAAAGTACAAACTAGCCGAGTACCGATATGGGCGGGAAGAGATGTTAGCACTTTACGTCAAGGAGAACAAG TCCCCAGAAGAAATCCAAGATAAAGAGTTCTCTGCTGTTCTCCAGGACGATCCTCTGCAGCCGCTGGCATTGGTGCCATTAACAGAGGAGGAGCAG AGGAATTTCTCCATGTCTGTGAACAGTGTTGCAGtgctgaggctgatgggaaaggGGAGTGGGGCTACCCCAGTGGGCGTCTCCCGTGGGAGAGGCAGCGCACGGAGCCGAG GCCGAGGCCGGGGCGAAAGCGGCTTTTACCAAAGAAGCGTAGAGGAGGCAGAAGGAGCGTTTGGTCGTGGAAGCGGCCGGGAGATCCACCGCAGCCAGAGCTGGGATGACCG AGGAGAACGTAGGTTCGAGAAGCCCATCCGCAGGGAAGGAG CTCGGGCCCCATTCGAAGAGGGAGTCCCCCCAGGGCGCAAAGACTTTGCCCGTTCGGACAGCGACAACTGGCGCACCCTGCGGGAGGAGCACGAGGGCGAGGAGGagacggctgctgctgctgctgcgggctCAGGGGGCAGCTGGCGGCAGAGCGGAGGAACCCGGCGCGAGAACGAGCGCTGGCGGTCGGCCAGCCCAG ATGGGGGGCCTCGGTCGGCCGGGTGGCGTGAACACGGTGGAGAAGGGCGCCGGCGGAAGTTTGACTTCGACTTCCGGGACCGAGAGGACGAGCCCCGGAGCGGGCGCCGCCACCGCCAGAACAGCGACAGCTTTGAAGAGGACAAAGACGGCCTGCCAGAGTGGTGTctggaagacgaggaggaggagatggggaCGTTTGACTCCTCCGGGGCCTTCATGCCTCTTAAG aaGAGCCCCAAAGAGCCCATCCTGGAGGACCAGGAGCTGAATTTCCTTCCCCTGcaagaggaggacgaggaggaggaggaggacctgcTGGAGGCCAAGGACAGCGAGAAGGGAGAGAGCGGCAACGGCCCTGTTGCTCCCCCACtcaaggaagggggagagagag agcggATGGAGCTTCAGCTCGTGCCTGACGAGAAACCAGCGGCTCCTCCGGGGGCCCTGTGGCGCTCCGGCCCCCCTTTCTCCACGGCTGCCGATGCTGCTCCCATGGGTGAATGCGAGGGGGCCGTGCCGGGGCCCGTCTCCAAAGCAGAGGGGTCGGTGGCGGCGGCTGGATGCATCAAGGACATGGAAACTTCAAATG GAGCTCCAGGCATGCTGAGCCACCCGGCTCGTATCAGCTCTGCGGCAGGGCCGGCCATTTCCTCGTCCACAGCTGTTACTGCTGCTGCGACTGAATTCACAGTTGGGGACAACGAGGACGAGGATGGAATGAAGCATCTGCAGCAG GAAGCAGAAAAGATGGTGGCTTCCTTGCAAGACAGCTCCCTGGAGGAAGAGCACTTCACGCAGGCCATCGGGGACCACCGCAACACTGCCGCGGCCCTGCCCCTCTCCCACGAAGCTGCCATGAAGTGGTTCTACAAGGACCCGCAAGGGGAGATCCAAG GCCCTTTCGCCACCCAAGAGATGGCCGAGTGGTTCCAGGCCGGCTACTTCACCATGTCCCTGCTGGTGAAGCGAGGCTGTGACGAGGGCTTCCAGCCCCTGGGCGAAGTCATAAAGATGTGGGGAAGAGTGCCTTTTGCTCCGGGCCCGTCGCCGCCCCCGTTACTG GGAAACATGGACCAGGAGcgcctgaagaagcagcaggagctggccacCGCCACCCTCTACCAGCAGCTCCAGCACCAGCAGCTGCTCCAGCTGGCCAACAG GCAGCAGTATGCCCAGTGTTCCCTCCAGCAGAAGGTGGCATCGGGGGACCTGACGCAGCAGCAGCTGACCACcttcctgcagcagctgcaggctCTCAAGCCCAG ggctggagagcaggggaTGATCCCTTCTCTGAACCGATCAGTTTCTGTGCCAGACACCGGGTCCCTGTGGGACACACATACCTCAGCCTCATCACAAGCAG GTGGTGAAGCCAACTTGTGGGATATTCCCATTAGTTCTTCAACTCAGGGTCCAATCTTAGAACAACTTCAACTGCAGcataag CTACAGGAGCGGAGAGGCGCTGAACTCAGAGCCAAGCGAGACGAGGATGAGCGCAAACGGCGCCGCGAGGAAGAGGAGCTGTTCAGGCGCAAGCAG CTGCCGTCTTCCTCCTCCTGGGGCCAGCAGTCAGTGAACAGCAGTGCCTCCACCCAGAACAGCTTCAGCCTGGCTGATATTCAGAagctgggagatgcccgggcgtgcCGGGAGCTACGGGAGGAA TGCCGTCAGCAGGAGCTGTTGCTGAAACTACTGCAGCAGCAGAATTCGCACCCGCTCTGGGGAGGGCTGGCCAAACAGAATGTCTCCATGAAGGCTTTGCAGGACCTGCAGCAAGAGACGGAGCGGCACATGCAGAAGCAGCAGCGGGCGCAGCAGAGAGTG CATGGGGGCCACAGCCTGAACAGCCTGCCCACTCAGTGGGGAGTGGACTCAAGCCCGCTGTGGGGGGGCCACGAGAAAAGCGGCTCCCTCAGCCTCTGGGAGGAGAGTGTGTGA
- the GIGYF1 gene encoding GRB10-interacting GYF protein 1 isoform X3: MAAETLNFGPEWLRALSGGGSVTSPPPSPAMPKYKLAEYRYGREEMLALYVKENKSPEEIQDKEFSAVLQDDPLQPLALVPLTEEEQRNFSMSVNSVAVLRLMGKGSGATPVGVSRGRGSARSRGRGRGESGFYQRSVEEAEGAFGRGSGREIHRSQSWDDRGERRFEKPIRREGARAPFEEGVPPGRKDFARSDSDNWRTLREEHEGEEETAAAAAAGSGGSWRQSGGTRRENERWRSASPDGGPRSAGWREHGGEGRRRKFDFDFRDREDEPRSGRRHRQNSDSFEEDKDGLPEWCLEDEEEEMGTFDSSGAFMPLKKSPKEPILEDQELNFLPLQEEDEEEEEDLLEAKDSEKGESGNGPVAPPLKEGGERERMELQLVPDEKPAAPPGALWRSGPPFSTAADAAPMGECEGAVPGPVSKAEGSVAAAGCIKDMETSNGAPGMLSHPARISSAAGPAISSSTAVTAAATEFTVGDNEDEDGMKHLQQEAEKMVASLQDSSLEEEHFTQAIGDHRNTAAALPLSHEAAMKWFYKDPQGEIQGPFATQEMAEWFQAGYFTMSLLVKRGCDEGFQPLGEVIKMWGRVPFAPGPSPPPLLGNMDQERLKKQQELATATLYQQLQHQQLLQLANSRQQYAQCSLQQKVASGDLTQQQLTTFLQQLQALKPRAGEQGMIPSLNRSVSVPDTGSLWDTHTSASSQAGGEANLWDIPISSSTQGPILEQLQLQHKLQERRGAELRAKRDEDERKRRREEEELFRRKQLPSSSSWGQQSVNSSASTQNSFSLADIQKLGDARACRELREECRQQELLLKLLQQQNSHPLWGGLAKQNVSMKALQDLQQETERHMQKQQRAQQRVHGGHSLNSLPTQWGVDSSPLWGGHEKSGSLSLWEESV, translated from the exons ATGGCAGCCGAGACACTGAACTTTGGGCCAGAGTG GCTTCGTGCGCTCTCTGGTGGCGGGAGCGTCActtcccctccaccttcccctgccatgCCAAAGTACAAACTAGCCGAGTACCGATATGGGCGGGAAGAGATGTTAGCACTTTACGTCAAGGAGAACAAG TCCCCAGAAGAAATCCAAGATAAAGAGTTCTCTGCTGTTCTCCAGGACGATCCTCTGCAGCCGCTGGCATTGGTGCCATTAACAGAGGAGGAGCAG AGGAATTTCTCCATGTCTGTGAACAGTGTTGCAGtgctgaggctgatgggaaaggGGAGTGGGGCTACCCCAGTGGGCGTCTCCCGTGGGAGAGGCAGCGCACGGAGCCGAG GCCGAGGCCGGGGCGAAAGCGGCTTTTACCAAAGAAGCGTAGAGGAGGCAGAAGGAGCGTTTGGTCGTGGAAGCGGCCGGGAGATCCACCGCAGCCAGAGCTGGGATGACCG AGGAGAACGTAGGTTCGAGAAGCCCATCCGCAGGGAAGGAG CTCGGGCCCCATTCGAAGAGGGAGTCCCCCCAGGGCGCAAAGACTTTGCCCGTTCGGACAGCGACAACTGGCGCACCCTGCGGGAGGAGCACGAGGGCGAGGAGGagacggctgctgctgctgctgcgggctCAGGGGGCAGCTGGCGGCAGAGCGGAGGAACCCGGCGCGAGAACGAGCGCTGGCGGTCGGCCAGCCCAG ATGGGGGGCCTCGGTCGGCCGGGTGGCGTGAACACGGTGGAGAAGGGCGCCGGCGGAAGTTTGACTTCGACTTCCGGGACCGAGAGGACGAGCCCCGGAGCGGGCGCCGCCACCGCCAGAACAGCGACAGCTTTGAAGAGGACAAAGACGGCCTGCCAGAGTGGTGTctggaagacgaggaggaggagatggggaCGTTTGACTCCTCCGGGGCCTTCATGCCTCTTAAG aaGAGCCCCAAAGAGCCCATCCTGGAGGACCAGGAGCTGAATTTCCTTCCCCTGcaagaggaggacgaggaggaggaggaggacctgcTGGAGGCCAAGGACAGCGAGAAGGGAGAGAGCGGCAACGGCCCTGTTGCTCCCCCACtcaaggaagggggagagagag agcggATGGAGCTTCAGCTCGTGCCTGACGAGAAACCAGCGGCTCCTCCGGGGGCCCTGTGGCGCTCCGGCCCCCCTTTCTCCACGGCTGCCGATGCTGCTCCCATGGGTGAATGCGAGGGGGCCGTGCCGGGGCCCGTCTCCAAAGCAGAGGGGTCGGTGGCGGCGGCTGGATGCATCAAGGACATGGAAACTTCAAATG GAGCTCCAGGCATGCTGAGCCACCCGGCTCGTATCAGCTCTGCGGCAGGGCCGGCCATTTCCTCGTCCACAGCTGTTACTGCTGCTGCGACTGAATTCACAGTTGGGGACAACGAGGACGAGGATGGAATGAAGCATCTGCAGCAG GAAGCAGAAAAGATGGTGGCTTCCTTGCAAGACAGCTCCCTGGAGGAAGAGCACTTCACGCAGGCCATCGGGGACCACCGCAACACTGCCGCGGCCCTGCCCCTCTCCCACGAAGCTGCCATGAAGTGGTTCTACAAGGACCCGCAAGGGGAGATCCAAG GCCCTTTCGCCACCCAAGAGATGGCCGAGTGGTTCCAGGCCGGCTACTTCACCATGTCCCTGCTGGTGAAGCGAGGCTGTGACGAGGGCTTCCAGCCCCTGGGCGAAGTCATAAAGATGTGGGGAAGAGTGCCTTTTGCTCCGGGCCCGTCGCCGCCCCCGTTACTG GGAAACATGGACCAGGAGcgcctgaagaagcagcaggagctggccacCGCCACCCTCTACCAGCAGCTCCAGCACCAGCAGCTGCTCCAGCTGGCCAACAG taGGCAGCAGTATGCCCAGTGTTCCCTCCAGCAGAAGGTGGCATCGGGGGACCTGACGCAGCAGCAGCTGACCACcttcctgcagcagctgcaggctCTCAAGCCCAG ggctggagagcaggggaTGATCCCTTCTCTGAACCGATCAGTTTCTGTGCCAGACACCGGGTCCCTGTGGGACACACATACCTCAGCCTCATCACAAGCAG GTGGTGAAGCCAACTTGTGGGATATTCCCATTAGTTCTTCAACTCAGGGTCCAATCTTAGAACAACTTCAACTGCAGcataag CTACAGGAGCGGAGAGGCGCTGAACTCAGAGCCAAGCGAGACGAGGATGAGCGCAAACGGCGCCGCGAGGAAGAGGAGCTGTTCAGGCGCAAGCAG CTGCCGTCTTCCTCCTCCTGGGGCCAGCAGTCAGTGAACAGCAGTGCCTCCACCCAGAACAGCTTCAGCCTGGCTGATATTCAGAagctgggagatgcccgggcgtgcCGGGAGCTACGGGAGGAA TGCCGTCAGCAGGAGCTGTTGCTGAAACTACTGCAGCAGCAGAATTCGCACCCGCTCTGGGGAGGGCTGGCCAAACAGAATGTCTCCATGAAGGCTTTGCAGGACCTGCAGCAAGAGACGGAGCGGCACATGCAGAAGCAGCAGCGGGCGCAGCAGAGAGTG CATGGGGGCCACAGCCTGAACAGCCTGCCCACTCAGTGGGGAGTGGACTCAAGCCCGCTGTGGGGGGGCCACGAGAAAAGCGGCTCCCTCAGCCTCTGGGAGGAGAGTGTGTGA
- the GIGYF1 gene encoding GRB10-interacting GYF protein 1 isoform X2 has translation MAAETLNFGPEWLRALSGGGSVTSPPPSPAMPKYKLAEYRYGREEMLALYVKENKSPEEIQDKEFSAVLQDDPLQPLALVPLTEEEQRNFSMSVNSVAVLRLMGKGSGATPVGVSRGRGSARSRGRGRGESGFYQRSVEEAEGAFGRGSGREIHRSQSWDDRGERRFEKPIRREGARAPFEEGVPPGRKDFARSDSDNWRTLREEHEGEEETAAAAAAGSGGSWRQSGGTRRENERWRSASPDGGPRSAGWREHGGEGRRRKFDFDFRDREDEPRSGRRHRQNSDSFEEDKDGLPEWCLEDEEEEMGTFDSSGAFMPLKKSPKEPILEDQELNFLPLQEEDEEEEEDLLEAKDSEKGESGNGPVAPPLKEGGERERMELQLVPDEKPAAPPGALWRSGPPFSTAADAAPMGECEGAVPGPVSKAEGSVAAAGCIKDMETSNGAPGMLSHPARISSAAGPAISSSTAVTAAATEFTVGDNEDEDGMKHLQQEAEKMVASLQDSSLEEEHFTQAIGDHRNTAAALPLSHEAAMKWFYKDPQGEIQGPFATQEMAEWFQAGYFTMSLLVKRGCDEGFQPLGEVIKMWGRVPFAPGPSPPPLLVRRERATGVLKVLAEGQGPDWAKPGLAHLRPHHKRPFGAALKQSVTREGNMDQERLKKQQELATATLYQQLQHQQLLQLANRQQYAQCSLQQKVASGDLTQQQLTTFLQQLQALKPRAGEQGMIPSLNRSVSVPDTGSLWDTHTSASSQAGGEANLWDIPISSSTQGPILEQLQLQHKLQERRGAELRAKRDEDERKRRREEEELFRRKQLPSSSSWGQQSVNSSASTQNSFSLADIQKLGDARACRELREECRQQELLLKLLQQQNSHPLWGGLAKQNVSMKALQDLQQETERHMQKQQRAQQRVHGGHSLNSLPTQWGVDSSPLWGGHEKSGSLSLWEESV, from the exons ATGGCAGCCGAGACACTGAACTTTGGGCCAGAGTG GCTTCGTGCGCTCTCTGGTGGCGGGAGCGTCActtcccctccaccttcccctgccatgCCAAAGTACAAACTAGCCGAGTACCGATATGGGCGGGAAGAGATGTTAGCACTTTACGTCAAGGAGAACAAG TCCCCAGAAGAAATCCAAGATAAAGAGTTCTCTGCTGTTCTCCAGGACGATCCTCTGCAGCCGCTGGCATTGGTGCCATTAACAGAGGAGGAGCAG AGGAATTTCTCCATGTCTGTGAACAGTGTTGCAGtgctgaggctgatgggaaaggGGAGTGGGGCTACCCCAGTGGGCGTCTCCCGTGGGAGAGGCAGCGCACGGAGCCGAG GCCGAGGCCGGGGCGAAAGCGGCTTTTACCAAAGAAGCGTAGAGGAGGCAGAAGGAGCGTTTGGTCGTGGAAGCGGCCGGGAGATCCACCGCAGCCAGAGCTGGGATGACCG AGGAGAACGTAGGTTCGAGAAGCCCATCCGCAGGGAAGGAG CTCGGGCCCCATTCGAAGAGGGAGTCCCCCCAGGGCGCAAAGACTTTGCCCGTTCGGACAGCGACAACTGGCGCACCCTGCGGGAGGAGCACGAGGGCGAGGAGGagacggctgctgctgctgctgcgggctCAGGGGGCAGCTGGCGGCAGAGCGGAGGAACCCGGCGCGAGAACGAGCGCTGGCGGTCGGCCAGCCCAG ATGGGGGGCCTCGGTCGGCCGGGTGGCGTGAACACGGTGGAGAAGGGCGCCGGCGGAAGTTTGACTTCGACTTCCGGGACCGAGAGGACGAGCCCCGGAGCGGGCGCCGCCACCGCCAGAACAGCGACAGCTTTGAAGAGGACAAAGACGGCCTGCCAGAGTGGTGTctggaagacgaggaggaggagatggggaCGTTTGACTCCTCCGGGGCCTTCATGCCTCTTAAG aaGAGCCCCAAAGAGCCCATCCTGGAGGACCAGGAGCTGAATTTCCTTCCCCTGcaagaggaggacgaggaggaggaggaggacctgcTGGAGGCCAAGGACAGCGAGAAGGGAGAGAGCGGCAACGGCCCTGTTGCTCCCCCACtcaaggaagggggagagagag agcggATGGAGCTTCAGCTCGTGCCTGACGAGAAACCAGCGGCTCCTCCGGGGGCCCTGTGGCGCTCCGGCCCCCCTTTCTCCACGGCTGCCGATGCTGCTCCCATGGGTGAATGCGAGGGGGCCGTGCCGGGGCCCGTCTCCAAAGCAGAGGGGTCGGTGGCGGCGGCTGGATGCATCAAGGACATGGAAACTTCAAATG GAGCTCCAGGCATGCTGAGCCACCCGGCTCGTATCAGCTCTGCGGCAGGGCCGGCCATTTCCTCGTCCACAGCTGTTACTGCTGCTGCGACTGAATTCACAGTTGGGGACAACGAGGACGAGGATGGAATGAAGCATCTGCAGCAG GAAGCAGAAAAGATGGTGGCTTCCTTGCAAGACAGCTCCCTGGAGGAAGAGCACTTCACGCAGGCCATCGGGGACCACCGCAACACTGCCGCGGCCCTGCCCCTCTCCCACGAAGCTGCCATGAAGTGGTTCTACAAGGACCCGCAAGGGGAGATCCAAG GCCCTTTCGCCACCCAAGAGATGGCCGAGTGGTTCCAGGCCGGCTACTTCACCATGTCCCTGCTGGTGAAGCGAGGCTGTGACGAGGGCTTCCAGCCCCTGGGCGAAGTCATAAAGATGTGGGGAAGAGTGCCTTTTGCTCCGGGCCCGTCGCCGCCCCCGTTACTGGTGAGGAGGGAGAGGGCCACAGGGGTGCTGAAGGTGCTTGCAGAGGGACAGGGACCAGACTGGGCAAAGCCGGGGCTGGCCCACCTGCGCCCGCACCACAAGCGCCCATTTGGAGCAGCGCTGAAGCAGAGCGTGACACGTGAG GGAAACATGGACCAGGAGcgcctgaagaagcagcaggagctggccacCGCCACCCTCTACCAGCAGCTCCAGCACCAGCAGCTGCTCCAGCTGGCCAACAG GCAGCAGTATGCCCAGTGTTCCCTCCAGCAGAAGGTGGCATCGGGGGACCTGACGCAGCAGCAGCTGACCACcttcctgcagcagctgcaggctCTCAAGCCCAG ggctggagagcaggggaTGATCCCTTCTCTGAACCGATCAGTTTCTGTGCCAGACACCGGGTCCCTGTGGGACACACATACCTCAGCCTCATCACAAGCAG GTGGTGAAGCCAACTTGTGGGATATTCCCATTAGTTCTTCAACTCAGGGTCCAATCTTAGAACAACTTCAACTGCAGcataag CTACAGGAGCGGAGAGGCGCTGAACTCAGAGCCAAGCGAGACGAGGATGAGCGCAAACGGCGCCGCGAGGAAGAGGAGCTGTTCAGGCGCAAGCAG CTGCCGTCTTCCTCCTCCTGGGGCCAGCAGTCAGTGAACAGCAGTGCCTCCACCCAGAACAGCTTCAGCCTGGCTGATATTCAGAagctgggagatgcccgggcgtgcCGGGAGCTACGGGAGGAA TGCCGTCAGCAGGAGCTGTTGCTGAAACTACTGCAGCAGCAGAATTCGCACCCGCTCTGGGGAGGGCTGGCCAAACAGAATGTCTCCATGAAGGCTTTGCAGGACCTGCAGCAAGAGACGGAGCGGCACATGCAGAAGCAGCAGCGGGCGCAGCAGAGAGTG CATGGGGGCCACAGCCTGAACAGCCTGCCCACTCAGTGGGGAGTGGACTCAAGCCCGCTGTGGGGGGGCCACGAGAAAAGCGGCTCCCTCAGCCTCTGGGAGGAGAGTGTGTGA
- the GIGYF1 gene encoding GRB10-interacting GYF protein 1 isoform X1, translated as MAAETLNFGPEWLRALSGGGSVTSPPPSPAMPKYKLAEYRYGREEMLALYVKENKSPEEIQDKEFSAVLQDDPLQPLALVPLTEEEQRNFSMSVNSVAVLRLMGKGSGATPVGVSRGRGSARSRGRGRGESGFYQRSVEEAEGAFGRGSGREIHRSQSWDDRGERRFEKPIRREGARAPFEEGVPPGRKDFARSDSDNWRTLREEHEGEEETAAAAAAGSGGSWRQSGGTRRENERWRSASPDGGPRSAGWREHGGEGRRRKFDFDFRDREDEPRSGRRHRQNSDSFEEDKDGLPEWCLEDEEEEMGTFDSSGAFMPLKKSPKEPILEDQELNFLPLQEEDEEEEEDLLEAKDSEKGESGNGPVAPPLKEGGERERMELQLVPDEKPAAPPGALWRSGPPFSTAADAAPMGECEGAVPGPVSKAEGSVAAAGCIKDMETSNGAPGMLSHPARISSAAGPAISSSTAVTAAATEFTVGDNEDEDGMKHLQQEAEKMVASLQDSSLEEEHFTQAIGDHRNTAAALPLSHEAAMKWFYKDPQGEIQGPFATQEMAEWFQAGYFTMSLLVKRGCDEGFQPLGEVIKMWGRVPFAPGPSPPPLLVRRERATGVLKVLAEGQGPDWAKPGLAHLRPHHKRPFGAALKQSVTREGNMDQERLKKQQELATATLYQQLQHQQLLQLANSRQQYAQCSLQQKVASGDLTQQQLTTFLQQLQALKPRAGEQGMIPSLNRSVSVPDTGSLWDTHTSASSQAGGEANLWDIPISSSTQGPILEQLQLQHKLQERRGAELRAKRDEDERKRRREEEELFRRKQLPSSSSWGQQSVNSSASTQNSFSLADIQKLGDARACRELREECRQQELLLKLLQQQNSHPLWGGLAKQNVSMKALQDLQQETERHMQKQQRAQQRVHGGHSLNSLPTQWGVDSSPLWGGHEKSGSLSLWEESV; from the exons ATGGCAGCCGAGACACTGAACTTTGGGCCAGAGTG GCTTCGTGCGCTCTCTGGTGGCGGGAGCGTCActtcccctccaccttcccctgccatgCCAAAGTACAAACTAGCCGAGTACCGATATGGGCGGGAAGAGATGTTAGCACTTTACGTCAAGGAGAACAAG TCCCCAGAAGAAATCCAAGATAAAGAGTTCTCTGCTGTTCTCCAGGACGATCCTCTGCAGCCGCTGGCATTGGTGCCATTAACAGAGGAGGAGCAG AGGAATTTCTCCATGTCTGTGAACAGTGTTGCAGtgctgaggctgatgggaaaggGGAGTGGGGCTACCCCAGTGGGCGTCTCCCGTGGGAGAGGCAGCGCACGGAGCCGAG GCCGAGGCCGGGGCGAAAGCGGCTTTTACCAAAGAAGCGTAGAGGAGGCAGAAGGAGCGTTTGGTCGTGGAAGCGGCCGGGAGATCCACCGCAGCCAGAGCTGGGATGACCG AGGAGAACGTAGGTTCGAGAAGCCCATCCGCAGGGAAGGAG CTCGGGCCCCATTCGAAGAGGGAGTCCCCCCAGGGCGCAAAGACTTTGCCCGTTCGGACAGCGACAACTGGCGCACCCTGCGGGAGGAGCACGAGGGCGAGGAGGagacggctgctgctgctgctgcgggctCAGGGGGCAGCTGGCGGCAGAGCGGAGGAACCCGGCGCGAGAACGAGCGCTGGCGGTCGGCCAGCCCAG ATGGGGGGCCTCGGTCGGCCGGGTGGCGTGAACACGGTGGAGAAGGGCGCCGGCGGAAGTTTGACTTCGACTTCCGGGACCGAGAGGACGAGCCCCGGAGCGGGCGCCGCCACCGCCAGAACAGCGACAGCTTTGAAGAGGACAAAGACGGCCTGCCAGAGTGGTGTctggaagacgaggaggaggagatggggaCGTTTGACTCCTCCGGGGCCTTCATGCCTCTTAAG aaGAGCCCCAAAGAGCCCATCCTGGAGGACCAGGAGCTGAATTTCCTTCCCCTGcaagaggaggacgaggaggaggaggaggacctgcTGGAGGCCAAGGACAGCGAGAAGGGAGAGAGCGGCAACGGCCCTGTTGCTCCCCCACtcaaggaagggggagagagag agcggATGGAGCTTCAGCTCGTGCCTGACGAGAAACCAGCGGCTCCTCCGGGGGCCCTGTGGCGCTCCGGCCCCCCTTTCTCCACGGCTGCCGATGCTGCTCCCATGGGTGAATGCGAGGGGGCCGTGCCGGGGCCCGTCTCCAAAGCAGAGGGGTCGGTGGCGGCGGCTGGATGCATCAAGGACATGGAAACTTCAAATG GAGCTCCAGGCATGCTGAGCCACCCGGCTCGTATCAGCTCTGCGGCAGGGCCGGCCATTTCCTCGTCCACAGCTGTTACTGCTGCTGCGACTGAATTCACAGTTGGGGACAACGAGGACGAGGATGGAATGAAGCATCTGCAGCAG GAAGCAGAAAAGATGGTGGCTTCCTTGCAAGACAGCTCCCTGGAGGAAGAGCACTTCACGCAGGCCATCGGGGACCACCGCAACACTGCCGCGGCCCTGCCCCTCTCCCACGAAGCTGCCATGAAGTGGTTCTACAAGGACCCGCAAGGGGAGATCCAAG GCCCTTTCGCCACCCAAGAGATGGCCGAGTGGTTCCAGGCCGGCTACTTCACCATGTCCCTGCTGGTGAAGCGAGGCTGTGACGAGGGCTTCCAGCCCCTGGGCGAAGTCATAAAGATGTGGGGAAGAGTGCCTTTTGCTCCGGGCCCGTCGCCGCCCCCGTTACTGGTGAGGAGGGAGAGGGCCACAGGGGTGCTGAAGGTGCTTGCAGAGGGACAGGGACCAGACTGGGCAAAGCCGGGGCTGGCCCACCTGCGCCCGCACCACAAGCGCCCATTTGGAGCAGCGCTGAAGCAGAGCGTGACACGTGAG GGAAACATGGACCAGGAGcgcctgaagaagcagcaggagctggccacCGCCACCCTCTACCAGCAGCTCCAGCACCAGCAGCTGCTCCAGCTGGCCAACAG taGGCAGCAGTATGCCCAGTGTTCCCTCCAGCAGAAGGTGGCATCGGGGGACCTGACGCAGCAGCAGCTGACCACcttcctgcagcagctgcaggctCTCAAGCCCAG ggctggagagcaggggaTGATCCCTTCTCTGAACCGATCAGTTTCTGTGCCAGACACCGGGTCCCTGTGGGACACACATACCTCAGCCTCATCACAAGCAG GTGGTGAAGCCAACTTGTGGGATATTCCCATTAGTTCTTCAACTCAGGGTCCAATCTTAGAACAACTTCAACTGCAGcataag CTACAGGAGCGGAGAGGCGCTGAACTCAGAGCCAAGCGAGACGAGGATGAGCGCAAACGGCGCCGCGAGGAAGAGGAGCTGTTCAGGCGCAAGCAG CTGCCGTCTTCCTCCTCCTGGGGCCAGCAGTCAGTGAACAGCAGTGCCTCCACCCAGAACAGCTTCAGCCTGGCTGATATTCAGAagctgggagatgcccgggcgtgcCGGGAGCTACGGGAGGAA TGCCGTCAGCAGGAGCTGTTGCTGAAACTACTGCAGCAGCAGAATTCGCACCCGCTCTGGGGAGGGCTGGCCAAACAGAATGTCTCCATGAAGGCTTTGCAGGACCTGCAGCAAGAGACGGAGCGGCACATGCAGAAGCAGCAGCGGGCGCAGCAGAGAGTG CATGGGGGCCACAGCCTGAACAGCCTGCCCACTCAGTGGGGAGTGGACTCAAGCCCGCTGTGGGGGGGCCACGAGAAAAGCGGCTCCCTCAGCCTCTGGGAGGAGAGTGTGTGA